The Cryptococcus neoformans var. neoformans B-3501A chromosome 7, whole genome shotgun sequence genome window below encodes:
- a CDS encoding hypothetical protein (Match to ESTs gb|CF182980.1|CF182980, gb|CF182979.1|CF182979; HMMPfam hit to UPF0005, Uncharacterised protein family UPF0005, score: 104.0, E(): 3.6e-28): MSSPPRYTEEPNLRPAPSKAYGTTPADTAATQPLLAAQASTNAQRAAEEGWRDDEDNVSDNYKLGVSVSDCDTEIRMLFIRKVYSILLIQLLATAGVSILLSLPSAKDFTHTNPWIMWIPLIGSFTSLFFVYWKRHQHPANLILLGLFTLFEATMIGLAVSYYESRIVIQALFITLGVFIGLTLFTFQTKYDFSSFAPILFIGIWGLLTTYLIQIFLPFNATVDLGIACFSTLLFSGFVLYDTQQIMKRLSVDEAIAGALTLYLDFLNLFLSILRILNNSNDR, from the exons ATGTCCTCGCCTCCACGATACACCGAAGAGCCAAATCTACGACCAGCTCCTTCAAAGGCCTATGGCACAACCCCCGCCGACACTGCTGCCACGCAACCCCTTCTCGCAGCTCAGGCGTCTACTAATGCCCAACGCGCAGCCGAGGAAGGTTGGCGGGACGACGAGGATAATGTGTCGGACAACTACAAGCTCGGTGTCTCTGTCTCTGACTGCGATACTGAAATCCGAATGCTCTTTATCCGCAAAGTCTACTCTATCCTCTTGATTCAATTGCTCGCCACGGCAGGAGTGTCaattcttctctccttgccGTCGGCCAAGGACTTTACCCATACCAACCCGTGGATCATGTGGATCCCACTGATTGGTAGCTTTACCAGCTTGTTCTTTGTCTACTGGAAGAGGCACCAACACCCGGCGAATTTGATCTTGTTGGGTTTGTTCACTTTGTTCGAAGCGACGATGATTGGGTTGGCTGTGAGTTACTATGAGAGCCGAATT GTAATTCAAGCGCTGTTCATCACTCTTGGCGTCTTCATTGGTCTTAcactcttcaccttccaaaCCAAA TAcgacttttcctccttcgcacccatcctcttcattggCATCTGGGGTCTCCTTACCACTTACCTCATCCagatcttcctcccattcaATGCCACCGTCGACCTCGGTATTGCCTGTTTCTCGACCCTCTTGTTCTCTGGTTTCGTGTTATATGACACACAGCAGATTATGAAGAGGTTAAGTGTGGATGAGGCAATTGCGGGAGCGTTGACGCTTTACTTGGACTTTTTGAACTTGTTCTTGAGCATCTTGAGGATA CTTAACAACTCGAACGACCGTTAA